The Misgurnus anguillicaudatus chromosome 21, ASM2758022v2, whole genome shotgun sequence genome includes a window with the following:
- the LOC129425544 gene encoding uncharacterized protein produces the protein MSEVELYPSDDEFYAPPHATGSKQAAGFMAIPPTGSKELPSQPGSSAEPHVSARGRKSKRPTTRTPTQRNLRSPPPSRQPVQSPTSSYASASPSIPPISKWTVAGLRQALTNSEVKFSRKLSKAQLYELYISLGNDSPTPKKVTKSRKTKSQHFILTSSSSRSSSGSPQAPRRNRPSASLGHAPDSAVSHTALPPSSSQPIAAASQSATAGLVSQPFIFSPAADAGVRMPPPAPQTQPLLPFPSATFPYQWPAAPAGGAQAAHHQPATAHRPSPSFPSSGLLQAPGVNPCVRLPPQTATPPLFSQFPPTPFYGLPQDPGANPCVRLPPQTVSAPLYLPSNSSLQDKPRYTLFTATPLPTPVNAAALEPPPVPNSIKTQILTEIQNAGSGGRPITNPSTSLFTTHIPITHPLKALLDASLDSILQAVSPRTINSYLTAWRCFKTFHLSFNLQFPDFSLLTITSFISYLNSVKNLQVGSIKGYLSGIQFFHKLIYGFPSPELNNSQTSLLIKGIQRSRPSKIDSRQPITLDILTKCLQILRTGYHSIHTAHTLDAMFLLSFFGFLRCSEIAINSKFNPKIHPTISDLSILDSETIAYFIKQSKTDQEKKGHYIYIFNLPSPIQPYQALLSYLKLRNAQSKSAIDPLFVDDSNHPVTRFWFQKHLKQIIALTGLPVEHFSSHSFRIGAATTAAQKGLSQNQIQALGRWSSDAFKSYIRYNHLHIKEAHAALIG, from the exons ATGTCTGAAGTCGAGCTTTACCCTTCTGACGACGAGTTCTACGCTCCACCGCATGCCACCGGCTCAAAACAAGCAGCTGGCTTCATGGCAATTCCTCCGACCGGCTCTAAGGAACTCCCGAGCCAACCCGGATCTTCTGCCGAACCACACGTCTCGGCTCGCGGCCGGAAGTCCAAAAGGCCCACCACCCGCACTCCTACACAGCGCAATCTCCGTTCACCTCCACCTTCTAGACAGCCTGTACAATCTCCAACATCTTCTTATGCCTCAGCTTCTCCATCCATCCCTCCCATCTCGAAATGGACCGTCGCGGGTTTGAGACAAGCTCTGACAAACTCTGAAGTTAAGTTCTCTCGCAAGTTGAGCAAAGCCCAACTTTACGAGCTTTATATTTCTTTGGGAAATGATTCACCCACCCCAAAAAAGGTAACAAAATCTCGCAAAACCAAAAGTCAACATTTCATTCTAACGTCATCTTCTTCCAGATCAAGTTCCGGTTCACCTCAAGCACCTAGACGCAACAGACCGTCAGCGAGTCTAGGCCACGCCCCAGACTCAGCCGTCTCTCACACTGCTCTGCCTCCCTCCTCCTCTCAACCAATCGCTGCAGCGAGCCAATCGGCTACAGCAGGCTTGGTTTCTCAACCCTTTATTTTTTCCCCGGCTGCAGACGCTGGCGTGAGGATGCCTCCGCCAGCCCCTCAAACTCAGCCTCTTCTACCTTTTCCTTCTGCTACTTTTCCCTACCAATGGCCAGCAGCCCCTGCTGGGGGTGCACAAGCAGCACACCATCAGCCTGCTACAGCGCACCGACCTTCTCCCTCTTTTCCATCCTCCGGGCTTCTCCAAGCTCCAGGGGTCAATCCGtgcgtgaggctgcctccgcaaACGGCTACGCCCCCCCTATTTTCTCAATTTCCTCCTACTCCTTTCTACGGGCTTCCCCAAGACCCAGGCGCTAATCCGtgcgtgaggctgcctccgcaaACGGTTTCAGCACCTCTTTATCTTCCTTCCAACTCATCTTTACAAGACAAACCTCGCTACACTCTTTTCACAGCAACCCCCCTACCTACCCCAGTGAATGCTGCCGCTCTGGAACCACCTCCCGTGCCTAACTCCATCAAAACGCAGATTCTGACAG AAATTCAGAATGCTGGCTCCGGAGGCAGACCCATCACCAACCCCAGTACCTCATTATTCACAACTCATATTCCCATAACGCATCCTTTAAAAGCGCTCCTCGACGCGTCACTCGATTCTATTCTCCAAGCAGTTTCACCTAGAACCATTAATTCATATCTAACAGCATGGagatgttttaaaacatttcaccTTTCTTTTAACCTGCAATTTCCAGATTTTTCTCTCCTCACAATTACTTCATTTATTTCCTACCTCAATTCCGTTAAGAACCTCCAAGTAGGGTCTATTAAAGGATATTTAAGCGGCATCcaattttttcataaattaatcTACGGTTTCCCCTCCCCCGAATTAAATAATTCTCAAACTTCTCTTCTAATTAAAGGAATCCAGCGCTCTCGTCCTTCAAAAATAGATTCAAGACAACCTATAACCCTGGACATCCTCACAAAATGTCTCCAAATTCTCCGCACTGGTTATCATTCGATCCATACAGCTCATACCCTCGATGCCATGTTTTTATTGTCTTTTTTCGGTTTCCTGAGATGCTCCGAAATTGCAATAAACTCAAAATTCAACCCGAAAATCCACCCGACTATCTCCGACTTGTCCATTCTCGATAGTGAAACAATCGCTTACTTCATCAAACAAAGTAAGACGGACCAAGAGAAGAAAGGccattatatatacatttttaatctcCCATCCCCAATTCAACCGTATCAGGCTCTTTTGTCTTATTTAAAACTCAGGAATGCCCAGTCTAAATCCGCAATAGACCCTCTATTCGTCGACGACTCCAACCATCCCGTTACACGTTTTTGGTtccaaaaacacttaaaacaaatCATAGCTCTGACAGGTTTACCCGTGGAGCATTTTTCCAGCCACTCATTTCGCATTGGAGCAGCAACTACCGCAGCTCAAAAAGGTCTATCACAAAATCAGATACAAGCCCTCGGTCGATGGTCATCAGACGCTTTCAAAAGCTACATCAGGTATAATCATCTTCACATTAAAGAAGCACATGCAGCCCTGATCGGTTAA